ATATATTTTTCAACATTGTGTGGTAGAAGATATTTGATTGATTGTTTGGATTTAACAAACGCCCTGATATCAGTTGAAGAAATCTCAATGCCTTTGATTTCAATAAATACGATATCTTTTCCAGTGGCTTGATTGGTATATGAAATCACGTTTTCGATACCATTATGATATCGAAAATCCTCTTTAAGCGCAAGTGGAACTTTGTTGTTTCCCTCTTGAGAAAACCCTGGTCTTGTTATTACTGCAAAGTTTGTGAGCTGAAAAAGTCTCTCGTAGTCTTCCCAAGTATCTATGTGATTAAAAAGCTCGTTTCCCAATATGAAATAAAATTCCGTATCCGGCTCGGTCTTTGTAAAGTGTTCTAAAGTGTTAATAGTATAAGAAGGCTTTCCCGAGTTTAGCTCGTACTGTGATATCTCAAAATAAGAAGTGCTAGAAATGGCTAGCCTTATCATCTCAAGGCGATCATCTGAAGAGGAAATGTTTGAATTCTCTTTATGAGGCGGCGCCGCGGAAGGGATAAAAACTATCTTATCCAACTTTAAAATTTGCCATATTTCTTCAGCCGCTCTTAAGTGACCAAAATGAATAGGATCGAAAGTGCCCCCAAA
The sequence above is a segment of the Thermodesulfobacteriota bacterium genome. Coding sequences within it:
- the nadD gene encoding nicotinate-nucleotide adenylyltransferase — encoded protein: MGETKRKRVGLFGGTFDPIHFGHLRAAEEIWQILKLDKIVFIPSAAPPHKENSNISSSDDRLEMIRLAISSTSYFEISQYELNSGKPSYTINTLEHFTKTEPDTEFYFILGNELFNHIDTWEDYERLFQLTNFAVITRPGFSQEGNNKVPLALKEDFRYHNGIENVISYTNQATGKDIVFIEIKGIEISSTDIRAFVKSKQSIKYLLPHNVEKYILSEKLYFGEASQ